The proteins below are encoded in one region of Dioscorea cayenensis subsp. rotundata cultivar TDr96_F1 unplaced genomic scaffold, TDr96_F1_v2_PseudoChromosome.rev07_lg8_w22 25.fasta BLBR01001192.1, whole genome shotgun sequence:
- the LOC120255761 gene encoding protein FAR-RED ELONGATED HYPOCOTYL 3-like isoform X3, producing MSTTQRSESINAFFDGYVSPTTSLKQFVEQYDNALKSKIEKENKADFSSFNSNFPTLIDCHFEKQLQQAYTNEIFKLFQDELRGMIYCNLAFINSDGPICTFQVTDILRGKEGVLRKQVVFNVQHNGLEFDIKCSCHLFEFRGIICRHICKVLVEKNVKEIPSHYILTCWRKDVKHWHTYVKNCYDETQTIEQKVRYNKLCAHFSKAAEIGVESDEKYNFLMNCVDKAIEELMDNAHGWPSHSNQLISPMILEEDHEHDQSKFSTTKFLTPLKVRSKGQSPSKRKKSKVEEIISRHKKKKTQMKGQHTS from the exons atgtctactactCAAAGGAGTGAAAGCATAAATGCTTTTTTTGATGGCTATGTCAGTCCAACAACATCTCTAAAACAATTTGTagagcaatatgataatgcattgaaaagtaaaattgagaaggaaaataaagctgatttttcttctttcaactCCAATTTTCCGACATTAATTGATTGccattttgagaagcaactacaacAAGCATACACAAACGAAATTTTTAAGTTGTTCCAAGATGAGTTAAGAGGAATGATATATTGTAATCTTGCATTTATCAACTCAGATGGACCAATATGCACATTTCAAGTGACAGACATCCTCAGAGGAAAGGAAGGCGTACTCAGAAAGCAAGTGGTGTTTAATGTCCAACACAATGGTCTTGAATTTGACATCAAATGCTCATGccatttatttgagtttagaggTATTATTTGTAGACATATTTGCAAAGTTCTTGTTGAGAAGAATGTGAAGGAGATCCCATCTCATTATATTTTGACCTGCTGGAGAAAGGATGTTAAACACTGGCATACTTATGTAAAGAATTGTTATGATGAGACACAAACTATTGAGCAAAAAGTCCGATACAATAAATTATGTGCTCATTTCTCTAAAGCTGCTGAAATTGGAGTTGAATctgatgaaaaatataatttcttaatgaATTGTGTGGACAAGGCAATAGAGGAGCTCATGGATAATGCACATGGTTGGCCAAGTCATTCAAATCAACTTATTTCACCAATGATATTGGAGGAAGATCATGAGCATGatcaatcaaaattttcaaccaCAAAGTTTCTAACCCCTTTAAAGGTGAGGAGTAAGGGTCAGTCaccatcaaagagaaaaaagtcaaaagttgaagagatAATTAGTAGACATAAAAAAAAG AAAACTCAAATGAAGGGTCAACACACAAGTTGA
- the LOC120255761 gene encoding protein FAR1-RELATED SEQUENCE 6-like isoform X2 has product MMAELEIGSSEKRQNEIEAGFSSLEMLNKDKEKIVVVEDSICERITPKAGMVFNFEEEVYDFYVNYAQQQGFGITKRTTKSGDDEKLKYCTLACVQGGKRTSIAKDSFKPRLSTKTNCQARVNIIVDNDGHFTISRIHFEHNHALSPQKSRFKKCNKKMDTYVKRRLKLNDQAGIGLSKNFHSLAVENGGYENLTYTEKDCRNYIARARQFRLGVGDAEALGNYFSRMQKRNPNFFHLINMDEEGRLRNVFWADARSIAAYEAFGDVISFDTTYLTNKYDMSFAPFVRVNHHGQTVLLGCGLLSKEDTETYIWLFRTWLECMSGKAPNAIITDQCMAIQGAVRTVFPNSHHRLCLWHIMKKIPEKLGGLVHYKAVKKILKSIVYESMNIQEFEDGWLKMIEDYNLEKMDG; this is encoded by the coding sequence ATGGCAGAATTAGAAATTGGGTCTTCTGAAAAGAGGCAAAATGAGATAGAAGCTGGGTTTTCTAGTTTggaaatgttaaacaaagataaagaaaaaatagtggTTGTGGAAGATTCAATATGTGAAAGAATTACTCCAAAGGCGGGTATGGTTTTCAATTTTGAAGAGGAAGTCTATGATTTCTATGTTAATTATGCACAACAACAAGGGTTTGGTATTACAAAAAGAACTACAAAATCAGGAGATGacgaaaaattaaaatattgcacacttgcatgtgtacaaGGTGGCAAAAGAACATCTATTGCAAAAGATTCTTTTAAACCTAGGCTATCTACCAAAACAAATTGTCAAGCTAGGGTTAATATCATTGTTGATAACGATGGGCATTTTACGATATCCCGTATCCATTTtgagcataatcatgcacttagtcCACAAAAATCTCGTTTTaaaaaatgcaacaaaaaaatGGATACATATGTCAAAAGGAGGCTTAAATTAAATGACCAAGCAGGTATAGGTTTGAGCAAGAACTTTCATTCCTTAGCTGTTGAAAATGGTGGATATGAAAACTTGACATATACAGAAAAAGATTGTCGAAATTACATTGCAAGGGCAAGGCAATTCAGGCTTGGAGTTGGAGATGCTGAAGCGCTTGGGAATTATTTTTCTCGCATGCaaaaaagaaatccaaattttttccatttgattAATATGGATGAGGAAGGACGACTAAGAAATGTATTCTGGGCAGATGCAAGATCTATAGCAgcttatgaagcttttggtgatgtcATATCTTTCGACACAACATATTTAACAAACAAGTATGATATGTCGTTTGCTCCATTTGTTCGGGTAAATCATCATGGGCAAACTGTATTACTTGGATGCGGTCTACTGTCAAAGGAAGATACAGAAACCTACATTTGGTTGTTTAGAACTTGGTTGGAATGCATGTCAGGCAAGGCTCCTAATGCTATAATTACTGATCAGTGCATGGCTATTCAAGGTGCAGTTAGGACCGTCTTCCCAAATTCTCATCACCGTCTTTGTCTTTGGCATATTATGAAAAAGATTCCAGAGAAGCTTGGTGGACTAGTTCATTACAAAGCAGtgaagaagattttaaagagtATCGTTTATGAGTCAATGaatattcaagaatttgaagacGGTTGGCTGAAGATGATCGAGGACTATAACCTTGAAAAAATGGATGGTTGA
- the LOC120255761 gene encoding protein FAR1-RELATED SEQUENCE 6-like isoform X1, with amino-acid sequence MLLNQMAELEIGSSEKRQNEIEAGFSSLEMLNKDKEKIVVVEDSICERITPKAGMVFNFEEEVYDFYVNYAQQQGFGITKRTTKSGDDEKLKYCTLACVQGGKRTSIAKDSFKPRLSTKTNCQARVNIIVDNDGHFTISRIHFEHNHALSPQKSRFKKCNKKMDTYVKRRLKLNDQAGIGLSKNFHSLAVENGGYENLTYTEKDCRNYIARARQFRLGVGDAEALGNYFSRMQKRNPNFFHLINMDEEGRLRNVFWADARSIAAYEAFGDVISFDTTYLTNKYDMSFAPFVRVNHHGQTVLLGCGLLSKEDTETYIWLFRTWLECMSGKAPNAIITDQCMAIQGAVRTVFPNSHHRLCLWHIMKKIPEKLGGLVHYKAVKKILKSIVYESMNIQEFEDGWLKMIEDYNLEKMDG; translated from the coding sequence ATGCTATTAAACCAGATGGCAGAATTAGAAATTGGGTCTTCTGAAAAGAGGCAAAATGAGATAGAAGCTGGGTTTTCTAGTTTggaaatgttaaacaaagataaagaaaaaatagtggTTGTGGAAGATTCAATATGTGAAAGAATTACTCCAAAGGCGGGTATGGTTTTCAATTTTGAAGAGGAAGTCTATGATTTCTATGTTAATTATGCACAACAACAAGGGTTTGGTATTACAAAAAGAACTACAAAATCAGGAGATGacgaaaaattaaaatattgcacacttgcatgtgtacaaGGTGGCAAAAGAACATCTATTGCAAAAGATTCTTTTAAACCTAGGCTATCTACCAAAACAAATTGTCAAGCTAGGGTTAATATCATTGTTGATAACGATGGGCATTTTACGATATCCCGTATCCATTTtgagcataatcatgcacttagtcCACAAAAATCTCGTTTTaaaaaatgcaacaaaaaaatGGATACATATGTCAAAAGGAGGCTTAAATTAAATGACCAAGCAGGTATAGGTTTGAGCAAGAACTTTCATTCCTTAGCTGTTGAAAATGGTGGATATGAAAACTTGACATATACAGAAAAAGATTGTCGAAATTACATTGCAAGGGCAAGGCAATTCAGGCTTGGAGTTGGAGATGCTGAAGCGCTTGGGAATTATTTTTCTCGCATGCaaaaaagaaatccaaattttttccatttgattAATATGGATGAGGAAGGACGACTAAGAAATGTATTCTGGGCAGATGCAAGATCTATAGCAgcttatgaagcttttggtgatgtcATATCTTTCGACACAACATATTTAACAAACAAGTATGATATGTCGTTTGCTCCATTTGTTCGGGTAAATCATCATGGGCAAACTGTATTACTTGGATGCGGTCTACTGTCAAAGGAAGATACAGAAACCTACATTTGGTTGTTTAGAACTTGGTTGGAATGCATGTCAGGCAAGGCTCCTAATGCTATAATTACTGATCAGTGCATGGCTATTCAAGGTGCAGTTAGGACCGTCTTCCCAAATTCTCATCACCGTCTTTGTCTTTGGCATATTATGAAAAAGATTCCAGAGAAGCTTGGTGGACTAGTTCATTACAAAGCAGtgaagaagattttaaagagtATCGTTTATGAGTCAATGaatattcaagaatttgaagacGGTTGGCTGAAGATGATCGAGGACTATAACCTTGAAAAAATGGATGGTTGA